From Microcaecilia unicolor chromosome 11, aMicUni1.1, whole genome shotgun sequence, the proteins below share one genomic window:
- the LGALS12 gene encoding galectin-12 isoform X1, which produces MDACPAPFLLQPPVFYPVVPYITTIFGGLYHGKLVLLQGMVPKNAERFQVDFQYGCSIRPRADIGFHFNPRFHSVPYVVCNTLQHERWMEQQKSPGLPLKGGDLFQLLFLFLDKKVQVSVNGQHFLEYWYRLPLERMDTLGVFGDVSVRCIAFLNSNPFAETSYPFCEPLLLNSSELALPFSRLLTGRLAPGHLIIVRGLVHQDVEDFSLVLTPKSDGNDVKLSVCFQERELRWSSGPSQGWQEKVSLAFFPFHPLRFFEIILLCQAEGFKLAMNGVPLGEFHPPGFSLLQMAWLKIKMLPADTFHYITMWQVEVAFIPDLRQGVT; this is translated from the exons GTGGTCCCGTATATCACGACAATTTTTGGTGGCTTGTATCATGGCAAACTAGTCCTGCTCCAGGGGATGGTGCCGAAGAACGCAGAAAG GTTTCAGGTGGACTTCCAGTATGGGTGCAGCATTAGGCCGCGGGCTGATATTGGCTTTCACTTCAACCCTCGTTTTCATTCTGTACCATATGTGGTCTGCAACACCCTACAGCATGAGAGGTGGATGGAGCAGCAGAAGAGCCCTGGACTTCCTCTGAAAGGCGGGGACCTTTTCCaactcctctttctctttctggACAAGAAAGTCCAG GTAAGCGTGAATGGACAGCACTTTCTGGAGTACTGGTACCGATTGCCCCTGGAAAGGATGGACACCCTAGGGGTCTTTGGAGATGTCTCAGTCCGATGCATTGCCTTTCTGAACAGCAAC cCATTCGCAGAGACATCGTATCCTTTCTGTGAA CCACTGCTCCTGAACAGCTCTGAACTG GCATTGCCATTCTCACGTCTGCTCACTGGTAGGCTGGCACCAGGCCATTTGATCATTGTGCGAGGCTTGGTACACCAGGATGTGGAAGA CTTTTCACTAGTATTAACACCAAAGTCTGATGGGAATGATGTGAAGCTTTCAGTCTGCTTCCAAGAGAGAGAGCTGCGCTGGTCATCTGGCCCATCTCAGGGATGGCAGGAGAAAGTCTCGCTTGCCTTCTTCCCATTCCACCCACTGCGCTTCTTTGAG ATTATACTGCTGTGTCAAGCTGAAGGCTTTAAGTTAGCCATGAATGGTGTCCCCTTGGGCGAGTTTCACCCTCCAGGCTTCAGTCTGTTGCAGATGGCATGGCTAAAG ataaaAATGTTGCCAGCGGACACTTTCCATTATATCACCATGTGGCAGGTGGAAGTAGCTTTCATACCAGACTTAAGACAAGGTGTAACTTGA
- the LGALS12 gene encoding galectin-12 isoform X2 codes for MDACPAPFLLQPPVFYPVVPYITTIFGGLYHGKLVLLQGMVPKNAERFQVDFQYGCSIRPRADIGFHFNPRFHSVPYVVCNTLQHERWMEQQKSPGLPLKGGDLFQLLFLFLDKKVQVSVNGQHFLEYWYRLPLERMDTLGVFGDVSVRCIAFLNSNPFAETSYPFCEPLLLNSSELALPFSRLLTGRLAPGHLIIVRGLVHQDVEDFSLVLTPKSDGNDVKLSVCFQERELRWSSGPSQGWQEKVSLAFFPFHPLRFFEIILLCQAEGFKLAMNGVPLGEFHPPGFSLLQMAWLKVLGSVDLYSVQC; via the exons GTGGTCCCGTATATCACGACAATTTTTGGTGGCTTGTATCATGGCAAACTAGTCCTGCTCCAGGGGATGGTGCCGAAGAACGCAGAAAG GTTTCAGGTGGACTTCCAGTATGGGTGCAGCATTAGGCCGCGGGCTGATATTGGCTTTCACTTCAACCCTCGTTTTCATTCTGTACCATATGTGGTCTGCAACACCCTACAGCATGAGAGGTGGATGGAGCAGCAGAAGAGCCCTGGACTTCCTCTGAAAGGCGGGGACCTTTTCCaactcctctttctctttctggACAAGAAAGTCCAG GTAAGCGTGAATGGACAGCACTTTCTGGAGTACTGGTACCGATTGCCCCTGGAAAGGATGGACACCCTAGGGGTCTTTGGAGATGTCTCAGTCCGATGCATTGCCTTTCTGAACAGCAAC cCATTCGCAGAGACATCGTATCCTTTCTGTGAA CCACTGCTCCTGAACAGCTCTGAACTG GCATTGCCATTCTCACGTCTGCTCACTGGTAGGCTGGCACCAGGCCATTTGATCATTGTGCGAGGCTTGGTACACCAGGATGTGGAAGA CTTTTCACTAGTATTAACACCAAAGTCTGATGGGAATGATGTGAAGCTTTCAGTCTGCTTCCAAGAGAGAGAGCTGCGCTGGTCATCTGGCCCATCTCAGGGATGGCAGGAGAAAGTCTCGCTTGCCTTCTTCCCATTCCACCCACTGCGCTTCTTTGAG ATTATACTGCTGTGTCAAGCTGAAGGCTTTAAGTTAGCCATGAATGGTGTCCCCTTGGGCGAGTTTCACCCTCCAGGCTTCAGTCTGTTGCAGATGGCATGGCTAAAGGTATTGGGCAGTGTTGATCTATACAGTGTCCAGTGCTGA
- the LGALS12 gene encoding galectin-12 isoform X3 — MPAQLHSCSSLRFSTQFQVDFQYGCSIRPRADIGFHFNPRFHSVPYVVCNTLQHERWMEQQKSPGLPLKGGDLFQLLFLFLDKKVQVSVNGQHFLEYWYRLPLERMDTLGVFGDVSVRCIAFLNSNPFAETSYPFCEPLLLNSSELALPFSRLLTGRLAPGHLIIVRGLVHQDVEDFSLVLTPKSDGNDVKLSVCFQERELRWSSGPSQGWQEKVSLAFFPFHPLRFFEIILLCQAEGFKLAMNGVPLGEFHPPGFSLLQMAWLKIKMLPADTFHYITMWQVEVAFIPDLRQGVT, encoded by the exons GTTTCAGGTGGACTTCCAGTATGGGTGCAGCATTAGGCCGCGGGCTGATATTGGCTTTCACTTCAACCCTCGTTTTCATTCTGTACCATATGTGGTCTGCAACACCCTACAGCATGAGAGGTGGATGGAGCAGCAGAAGAGCCCTGGACTTCCTCTGAAAGGCGGGGACCTTTTCCaactcctctttctctttctggACAAGAAAGTCCAG GTAAGCGTGAATGGACAGCACTTTCTGGAGTACTGGTACCGATTGCCCCTGGAAAGGATGGACACCCTAGGGGTCTTTGGAGATGTCTCAGTCCGATGCATTGCCTTTCTGAACAGCAAC cCATTCGCAGAGACATCGTATCCTTTCTGTGAA CCACTGCTCCTGAACAGCTCTGAACTG GCATTGCCATTCTCACGTCTGCTCACTGGTAGGCTGGCACCAGGCCATTTGATCATTGTGCGAGGCTTGGTACACCAGGATGTGGAAGA CTTTTCACTAGTATTAACACCAAAGTCTGATGGGAATGATGTGAAGCTTTCAGTCTGCTTCCAAGAGAGAGAGCTGCGCTGGTCATCTGGCCCATCTCAGGGATGGCAGGAGAAAGTCTCGCTTGCCTTCTTCCCATTCCACCCACTGCGCTTCTTTGAG ATTATACTGCTGTGTCAAGCTGAAGGCTTTAAGTTAGCCATGAATGGTGTCCCCTTGGGCGAGTTTCACCCTCCAGGCTTCAGTCTGTTGCAGATGGCATGGCTAAAG ataaaAATGTTGCCAGCGGACACTTTCCATTATATCACCATGTGGCAGGTGGAAGTAGCTTTCATACCAGACTTAAGACAAGGTGTAACTTGA